Proteins from one Patescibacteria group bacterium genomic window:
- a CDS encoding polymer-forming cytoskeletal protein, with the protein MFNKEQNNISKEEAETIIGPSIKVMGNFHGQGNIIIEGIVEGSVKTNNFLLVREKAKITASVEALDAKIGGEITGDIKIKGYLEITKSAKIFGNIEAAQISIEKNAIFNGKCTMIKHGAEEQK; encoded by the coding sequence GTTTAACAAGGAACAAAATAATATTTCAAAAGAGGAGGCAGAGACTATAATCGGACCATCAATTAAAGTAATGGGAAATTTTCATGGACAGGGGAACATCATTATTGAAGGAATAGTTGAGGGGAGTGTCAAAACAAACAACTTTCTACTAGTTCGTGAAAAGGCAAAAATAACAGCCTCAGTTGAAGCCTTGGACGCCAAGATCGGTGGCGAGATAACGGGGGATATCAAAATTAAAGGTTATTTGGAAATCACCAAGTCAGCAAAAATTTTTGGAAATATTGAAGCGGCTCAAATTTCAATAGAAAAAAACGCTATTTTTAATGGAAAATGTACCATGATTAAACACGGAGCCGAAGAACAAAAATAA